The Euleptes europaea isolate rEulEur1 chromosome 2, rEulEur1.hap1, whole genome shotgun sequence genome has a segment encoding these proteins:
- the LOC130473811 gene encoding E3 ubiquitin-protein ligase RNF170-like translates to MYDIRDYNKRFSGQPRPFADYLYDMPLLLNLAVRGVFTLGGLVGIFFLRVVICSFGIIMSLTCPFDVMPEPLCGILGAFDDLVVVFLLLICMINICSQMESEGANLANSTTQNILLES, encoded by the exons ATGTATGACATCAGAGATTACAACAAACGCTTTTCAGGACAGCCTCGGCCT TTTGCAGATTACCTCTATGACATGCCATTACTTCTCAACCTTGCCGTCCGAGGAGTCTTCACCTTGGGTGGTCTTGTAGGAATCTTCTTCCTAAGAGTTGTCATCTGCTCGTTTGGAATTATTATGAGCTTAACTTGTCCATTTGACGTGATGCCAGAACCTCTTTGTGGAATCCTGGGTGCATTCGATGACCTGGTTGTTGTGTTCCTACTTTTAATTTGTATGATAAACATTTGTTCACAAATGGAATCAGAAGGAGCAAATTTGGCAAACTCTACAACACAAAACATCTTGTTGGAATCTTAA